GGCGCCGGTGACGGCGCCGATGAGCGCGCCGGTGCCGAGGGAGGCCTCCAGCAGGGCCACGGTGGCGCCACCGCCGCCGAGGACGGAGCGGGTGTAGAGGGGGATGACGACGAACACGGCGGTGGTGAAGAGGTTCGCCGCGGTGAAGCAGATCAGGATCCGTCGTACGTAGGGAAGTTCGGCGAGGATGCGGCGCAGCGTGCGGCGCGGTGCCGCCGTGGCCGTGGGTGCCGATGTGGCCGCGGGCTCGTCGGCCCGCGGCCCGGTGGTGCGGAAGCGGGCGCTCGCGACGAGGAGGGCGGCGCCGAGGTAGGCCGCCGCGCAGCCGACGGCCAGCCCGGCCACACCGGCCCGGTCGACGGTCAGGGCGCCGAGCAGGGCGCCGCCGAGACCGGCCAGCGACTGCGTGGACAGCTCGAAGCCGGTGGCCGTCTCGATGTCGGCGTCGTCGACGAGTTCGGGCACCGACGTGGTCAGACAGGGGTCGAAGAACGCCTGGCAGGTGGCCAGGGCGAGGCCGGCGGCGTACACCGCGGCGATGGGCGGGCCGTCGAGGTACGCCCACAGCGCCAGGACGGCCGAGGCGGCCCCGGCCAGGGCGGCGGCGGTCCGCAGGACCGAGCGGTGCGCGAACCGGCCGACGGCGCCCGCCACGACGGGCGCCAGCGCCACGGCGGGCAGCGTGCAGACGGCCATGAACAGCCCGGAGGCCAGACCGCGGGCGTCGTGCACGGCGTAGGCGACGATCCACCAGGACACGCCGACCTGGAACATGCGCGCGGCGGCCTGGGTGAGGACCTGGCCGAGCCACACGGCGCCGAAGGCGCGGTTGCGCAGGACGAGCGGGGCGCTCATGCGGTCGGCCTCTCGTCGAGGACCCGGACGAGCTTGCCGGAGCGCGGGTTGACGGCGAGGTCGCGGTGGCGCACCCACTCCACGGACAGCGGGTGCACGAACCCGGCGCGCACACTGTCCGGGTACAGCGGCCTTACGCTCTCCAGTTCCGCGATGACGGCCTTGGCCAGCGGTTCGCGCGAGGTCCCGTCACCGGGGGCCGTCGCCAGCCGCAGGACGAGCCCGTCGCGGCCTTCCCAGCGGCGGACCACGAGCTGTACGCCGACCACCTGTCCGGCGGTGTCCGCCGCGGCCACGGCGTCCTGGGCGTCCTGGGTGTAGAGGGAGACGGGTCCCACCCGTACGCCCTCCTCGGCGCGGCCGAGGATCCGGAAGTGCCCCGGCCCGGTGCCGGTCCACTCGGCCCGGTCGCCCGCGGGGTAGCGGATGACCGGCATGAGCCGCCGGAAGAGGCTGGTGACGACGACCCGGCCGGGCCGCCCCGGTTCGGTGACGGGCTCGTCGGTGCAGTCGTCGAGGATCTCGACGACCGAGTGGGGGGTGAAGGCCCGGTGCACCCGGGCGTCGGCGCCGGGTACGGGGCGGCCGAGCAGCCCGGCGTCGACGCTGGCGTAGCCCACGGATCGGGCCTCGGCGCCGGGGAACGCCGTGGCGAGCAGCCGCCGCTGGTCGTCGAAGAGGGCCTCGCCGCCGAAGAGGAGCAATTCGACCGAATCGAGCCGGACACCGGAGGCGACGGCCTGTTCGGCGAGTCGGCACAGGGTGGTGGGCGTGCCGGTCAGCACCTGGGCGGCGAGATCGCGCAGCGTGGGGAGCGTCGACTCCAGCGGCGCGGCACCGCCGATCGGCAGCCGGACGTTGTCCACGGGCGCGTGGGCGAGCGAGTCGAGGACGAAGAGGAAGCTCGCGTACAGCTCACCGGCGTAGAAGAGGTCGGCGACGCGGTGCCCGGGACGCAGGCCCGTGTCCACGAGACCCTGGCCGAAGGCGGTGACGAAGGTGCGCCACTCGTCGCGCGTGTAGACGGAGAACTTGGGGGCCCCGGTGGTGCCGCCGGTCTTGTAGACCGTGGCCTCGCTGAGCGGGCCGGTCAGTACGCGGTTGTCGTGGAGGGCGTTGGCCGCCCAGAACTCCCGCTGGTCGACCACCGGCAGGTCGGTGAGGCGGTCGACGTGCGGCGGGAGTGACGCGTAAAGCTCTTGGTAAAAGGGTGAGTTGTGACGGGCGAAACGTATGAGGTCCGAGAGTTGCTGGGCGGACATGGGCCTTTGCCTAGGTGACGGGAACGGGACGGGAGCCGTCAGCGGCACGGCGCGGCGAGGGTGAAGACTCGCCTGCGGGCTCGGCCGGTGTGAACGGGGGACCCCCCGGCGCCCCCGGCTCCTCGACGCGCGCCAAAGCTGACGCGCTGTCACGATGATGGAACATCAGTGCGTCTGTCACCAAATTGGGCAAGGATTTCCGGCCAGGGTGGCCGTATGCGACAGTATTTGTGGCTCGGGGCGCTGGGGTTGATGTCCGGGCCGGGGCGGACGTCAGTTCGCGCCCGGGCCCTGACGGTGCTTCTGGGCCTCGTACTGCCTGCGGTGCGCCTCCAGCTTCACGTCAGCGCCGGCGCGGGGCGTCGCTGCGCCCACGGCCGGGCCGTCTCCAGCTGCGCCGCGACCCGCAGCACGCTCACCTCGTCGTCGCGGCGGCCCACCAGCTGCACGGCGAGCGGCAGCCCGTCGCCGCCGTGACCCGCCGGGACGGAGGCGGCCGGGTGGCCCGTGACGTTCCACAGCGCGGTGTAGGCGATCATCGGGCGCGAGCGGACCATCGCCGTGAGCAGCCCGGCTCCGTCCAACGCGCCGACCGGGCGCGGGCGTTCAGCGATCGTCGGGGTGAGCAGCAGGTCCATGCTGGTGAACATCCGGTCGGCGCGCGCCGCCAGCCGCTCGCCCGCCCGGATCCCGCGCTCCACGGCGGCTTCGGGGACCGCCCGGGCCAGCGCGAGGACCCGGCGGGTGCGCCGCTCCAGCAGCTCGGGCCGCTCGACGGCGGCGGCCTCCGCCCGTACGCCGCCGCAGAACTGGGCGACGAACGGAGCCGTCGCGTCCGGGTAGTGGGGGCGCACCTCCCGTACGTCGTGACCCAGCTCGCGCAGCGCCCGTACGGTCTCCAGCAGCGCCCCGACGTGCTCGGGATCCGGGCGCACCCCGGGCACGGCGGGCGTGGCGGAGTACCCGATGCGCAGCCGCCCGGGCGCTGACTCCAGGGCCCCCACCCAGGATTCGGCGGCGGGGCGGGCGCTCCAGCGGTCGGTGGGGGTGCTGCCCGCGAGGACGTCATAGAGCAGGGCGGTGTCGTGCACGGTGCGGGTCAGTGGGCCCACCGTGCCCAGCGCGTACCAGAGGTGGGGGTGCGGGGAGGTGGAGACCCGGCCGCGCTGCGGCTTGAGGCCGAACAGCCCGCAGCAGGCGGCCGGGATGCGGATCGAACCGCCGCCGTCACCGCCGAGCGCGGCCCCGACCAGCCCGGCCGCGACGGCCGCGGCGCTGCCGCCGCTGGAGCCGCCGGGGGTGCGGGTGGTGTCCCAGGGGTTACGGGTGTGGCCGTGGGCCTCGGACTCCGTGAAGGGCCACTGGCCGAATTCGGGCATGGTGGTCTTGCCGATCACGACGGCTCCGGCGGCGCGCAAGCGGCGTACGGCCTCGCAATCGGCGGCGACCGGGGTGCGGTTGGCGGCTCCGCCGAAGCCGGTGTGCTGACCGGCGACATCCAGCTCGTCCTTGACGGCGACGGGCACGCCGTGGAGCGGGCCGACCGCGCTCTGCGCGTCGCGCGCATCGGCCTCGGCCAGGGCCTGCTCGGCGAGGACGACGCGGAAGGCTCCGAGAGCGGGGTCGATCCGGGCGATGCGGCGCAGCGAAGCCTCGACGAGCGTGCGGGAGGTGACCTTCCCGGTGCGCACCAGCTCGGCCTGCCGCTCCACCCCCAGGAACATCAACTCCGCGTCGTCCCGGTCCTGTTCGCGTGTCCGGTCCCCGCCCGGCGCGCCGTTCCCACCCATGGCAACCACCCCTTCGCTCGTCCCTAGACTAGGCGCACCATGCATCTTTCGCCCGCGGCTTCCCCGCCTCCTTCCAGCTCCTTCCAGCTCCTTCCCGGCGCCGCCGCGTCGCCGGTGATCCTGCACGTGCCGCACTCCTCGCGGGTCATCCCGGAGTCCGTCCGCGGCGACATTGTGCTGGACGACGCGGCACTGGAGCGGGAGTTGGACCACATCACCGATGCGCACACGGCCGACATCGCGGCAGCGGCGGCGGCCGCCTGCACCCTCGCCCCGTGGAGGTTCGTCAACGGGCTGTCCCGTCTCGTCATCGACCCCGAGCGCTTCCCCGACGAGCGCGAGGAGATGCTGGCGGTGGGCATGGGAGCGGTGTACACCCGCACCACTCACCGGGAGCGCCTGCGGCCGGGCGGCTTCGACGGCCGGCCGTTGATCGAGCGCTACTTCGACCCGTACGCGCGGGCGTTGACCCGGGCCGTGGAGGAGCGGCTGGAGGCCGTCGGACGGGCCGTGATCATCGACGTGCACTCGTACCCGACGGAGCCCCTCCCGTATGAACTCCACGGGGAGGGCGGCCGACCCCCGGTCTGCCTCGGCACGGACCCCTTCCACACCCCGGCCGCCCTCCTCGCCGCGGCCGAGAAGGCCTTCGCGGGCTTCGGAGGCACGGGACTCGACAGCCCCTTCGCCGGTACGTACGTGCCGCTGAGGCACTACGGAAAGGACGCCCGGGTCGAGGCGCTGATGGTCGAGATCCGCCGGGACACCTACATGACCGAGCCGGGCGGCCCCGCGGGCCCAGGCCTGGAAACCCTGGCGTCGTCCCTGGCCGAACTCGTGGGCGCGGTGCAGCCGTAGCGACGGTGGGTTCCCGGCAGGCCGCGCAGGGCGGCCTGCCGGGAACCCCGTCGGGCTCAGGCGAGGTCGAACCGGTCGAGGTTCATCACCTTGTCCCACGCCGCCACGAAGTCACGCACGAACTTCTCTCCCGCGTCCGCGGACGCGTAGACCTCCGACAGCGCCCGCAGCTGGGCGTGCGAACCGAAGACGAGGTCGACCGCGGTGGCGGTCCACCTGACCTTGCCGGTGGCGCGGTCCCGGCCCTCGAACACGTTCTCCGCCGTGGCCGACGCCTTCCACTCCGTAGCCATGTCCAGCAGGTTGACGAAGAAGTCGTTGGTCAGGGTCTCCGGCCGGTCGGTGAAGGCGCCGTGCCGGGACCCCGCGAAGCCGGTGTCGAGGGCCCGCATGCCACCGGTCAGGACCGTCATCTCGGGTGCGGTGAGGGTCAGCATCACGGCCCGGTCCAGGAGGAGCGTCTCCGGCGACAGCTTCTCTCCCGCGCGGAGGTAGTTGCGGAACCCGTCCGCCGCGGGTTCGAGCACGGCGAAGGACTCCACGTCGGTCTGCTCCTGCGAGGCGTCCGTACGCCCCGGCGCGAACGGGACCGTGACCGCGAACCCGGCCTGCTTCGCGGCCTGTTCGACGCCCGCGCAGCCGCCCAGGACGATCAGGTCGGCGAGCGAGATCTTCGTCCCGCCGGTTGCGGAGTTGTTGAAGTCCTGCTGGATCTGTTCGAGGCTCCGCAGCGTCCCGGCCACCTCGGGCCGGTCGTTGACCGCCCAGTCCTTCTGCGGTGCGAGCCGGATCCGGGCCCCGTTGGCCCCGCCGCGCTTGTCGGTGCCTCGGAAGCTGGCCGCCGACGCCCAGGCGGTGCTGACCAGTTGGGACACGGTCAGGCCCGAGGCGAGGATCTTCGCCTTGAGGGCGGCGACGTCCGCGTCCGACACCAGCGCGTGATCGGCCTCGGG
This is a stretch of genomic DNA from Streptomyces sp. NBC_00536. It encodes these proteins:
- a CDS encoding MFS transporter, with amino-acid sequence MSAPLVLRNRAFGAVWLGQVLTQAAARMFQVGVSWWIVAYAVHDARGLASGLFMAVCTLPAVALAPVVAGAVGRFAHRSVLRTAAALAGAASAVLALWAYLDGPPIAAVYAAGLALATCQAFFDPCLTTSVPELVDDADIETATGFELSTQSLAGLGGALLGALTVDRAGVAGLAVGCAAAYLGAALLVASARFRTTGPRADEPAATSAPTATAAPRRTLRRILAELPYVRRILICFTAANLFTTAVFVVIPLYTRSVLGGGGATVALLEASLGTGALIGAVTGARVPGRPTVAGAWCLGLMALALALPGLFAHRPVIAGCLAVAGWCAGAVSVRFVALFQRLVPPADKPGFFAVMQAVLGASLPVASLLFGFAGDLVSPRTLCLVQGIGLVPAACALALLGSRSPAPEPPAAGDAAPDRTPEPVGGER
- a CDS encoding phenylacetate--CoA ligase family protein, whose amino-acid sequence is MSAQQLSDLIRFARHNSPFYQELYASLPPHVDRLTDLPVVDQREFWAANALHDNRVLTGPLSEATVYKTGGTTGAPKFSVYTRDEWRTFVTAFGQGLVDTGLRPGHRVADLFYAGELYASFLFVLDSLAHAPVDNVRLPIGGAAPLESTLPTLRDLAAQVLTGTPTTLCRLAEQAVASGVRLDSVELLLFGGEALFDDQRRLLATAFPGAEARSVGYASVDAGLLGRPVPGADARVHRAFTPHSVVEILDDCTDEPVTEPGRPGRVVVTSLFRRLMPVIRYPAGDRAEWTGTGPGHFRILGRAEEGVRVGPVSLYTQDAQDAVAAADTAGQVVGVQLVVRRWEGRDGLVLRLATAPGDGTSREPLAKAVIAELESVRPLYPDSVRAGFVHPLSVEWVRHRDLAVNPRSGKLVRVLDERPTA
- a CDS encoding N-formylglutamate amidohydrolase; translated protein: MHLSPAASPPPSSSFQLLPGAAASPVILHVPHSSRVIPESVRGDIVLDDAALERELDHITDAHTADIAAAAAAACTLAPWRFVNGLSRLVIDPERFPDEREEMLAVGMGAVYTRTTHRERLRPGGFDGRPLIERYFDPYARALTRAVEERLEAVGRAVIIDVHSYPTEPLPYELHGEGGRPPVCLGTDPFHTPAALLAAAEKAFAGFGGTGLDSPFAGTYVPLRHYGKDARVEALMVEIRRDTYMTEPGGPAGPGLETLASSLAELVGAVQP
- a CDS encoding amidase yields the protein MGGNGAPGGDRTREQDRDDAELMFLGVERQAELVRTGKVTSRTLVEASLRRIARIDPALGAFRVVLAEQALAEADARDAQSAVGPLHGVPVAVKDELDVAGQHTGFGGAANRTPVAADCEAVRRLRAAGAVVIGKTTMPEFGQWPFTESEAHGHTRNPWDTTRTPGGSSGGSAAAVAAGLVGAALGGDGGGSIRIPAACCGLFGLKPQRGRVSTSPHPHLWYALGTVGPLTRTVHDTALLYDVLAGSTPTDRWSARPAAESWVGALESAPGRLRIGYSATPAVPGVRPDPEHVGALLETVRALRELGHDVREVRPHYPDATAPFVAQFCGGVRAEAAAVERPELLERRTRRVLALARAVPEAAVERGIRAGERLAARADRMFTSMDLLLTPTIAERPRPVGALDGAGLLTAMVRSRPMIAYTALWNVTGHPAASVPAGHGGDGLPLAVQLVGRRDDEVSVLRVAAQLETARPWAQRRPAPALT